The following proteins come from a genomic window of Streptomyces liliiviolaceus:
- a CDS encoding amino acid adenylation domain-containing protein, with protein MVTIDSAFRTWAVRTPDAVALRAPGSRLTYGELDRAATRLARRLLGLGVRPQELVGVAAVPCPEFVVAALAVLRAGCAYVPLDLAYPQERLAHMRRDSGIRVVVRSSGEELPAALADCVVLDPAADDDDGDGDGVRTTDSTADGTADPLDAVRAGPDDLAYAMYTSGSTGRPKAVLVEQRNVTAFALRQDFAALGPGRTMLQSSSFSFDASVLEIWGVLLRGACLAFPPDDLLTSAELAEVLAEQQVTDLWLSAGLFHRIADDVPEAFAPLRTVVTGGDVVSPPRVRRVLSANPGLTVAHIYGPTETTVAVCRRLLTDPDQVEFPLPLGTALPGTCLHVMDERGRPLPAGETGELWISGETVSRGYHDRPELTAERYVTDPATGRYSYRSGDLARKRPDGTVEFAGRADQQVKIRGFRIEPGEIEAALCEAPGVRACLVTARVAPPGDKRVVAYVVPRAAGPLPAAELHRFLAGRLPRHMLPAEYVALDALPLDANGKEDRRLLPEPAWGRGSLAVLDTTPAAPAPVPVPASAPAAPAPVPVPASAPAAPAALPERI; from the coding sequence ATGGTGACGATCGATTCCGCCTTCCGTACGTGGGCGGTACGCACCCCGGACGCGGTGGCGCTGCGCGCGCCCGGCAGCCGGCTGACCTACGGCGAGCTGGACCGCGCGGCGACCCGTCTCGCCCGCCGGCTGCTCGGGCTCGGCGTCCGGCCCCAGGAACTGGTCGGGGTGGCGGCCGTCCCGTGCCCCGAGTTCGTGGTGGCGGCGCTGGCGGTGCTCCGCGCGGGCTGTGCCTACGTACCGCTGGATCTGGCGTATCCGCAGGAGCGGCTGGCGCACATGCGGCGGGACAGCGGCATCCGTGTCGTGGTCCGCAGTTCGGGCGAGGAGCTGCCGGCCGCTCTCGCGGACTGCGTGGTCCTCGATCCGGCCGCGGACGACGACGATGGCGATGGCGATGGCGTCCGCACCACCGACAGCACGGCCGACGGCACCGCCGACCCCCTGGACGCGGTGCGGGCCGGGCCCGACGATCTGGCGTACGCGATGTACACCTCGGGATCGACCGGGCGTCCCAAGGCGGTCCTGGTCGAGCAGCGCAATGTCACCGCGTTCGCGCTGCGGCAGGACTTCGCCGCGCTCGGGCCCGGCCGCACCATGCTGCAGAGCAGTTCCTTCTCGTTCGACGCGTCGGTGCTGGAGATCTGGGGGGTGCTGCTGCGCGGGGCCTGTCTGGCCTTCCCGCCGGACGACCTGCTGACCTCCGCCGAGCTGGCCGAGGTCCTGGCGGAGCAGCAGGTGACCGACCTGTGGCTGTCGGCCGGCCTCTTCCACCGGATCGCCGACGACGTGCCGGAGGCGTTCGCGCCCCTGCGCACCGTCGTCACGGGCGGGGACGTCGTGTCCCCGCCCCGGGTACGGCGTGTGCTGAGCGCCAACCCCGGGCTGACGGTGGCGCACATCTACGGGCCCACCGAGACCACGGTGGCCGTCTGCCGCCGACTGCTCACCGACCCGGACCAGGTGGAGTTCCCGCTGCCGCTGGGTACCGCGCTGCCCGGGACGTGCCTGCACGTCATGGACGAACGCGGCCGTCCCCTCCCGGCGGGCGAGACCGGCGAACTGTGGATCTCGGGGGAGACCGTCTCCCGCGGCTACCACGACCGGCCCGAGCTCACCGCGGAACGCTATGTCACCGACCCCGCGACCGGCCGGTACTCGTACCGCAGCGGCGACCTCGCCCGTAAACGCCCCGACGGCACCGTGGAGTTCGCGGGCCGCGCCGACCAGCAGGTCAAGATCCGCGGTTTCCGGATCGAACCCGGTGAGATCGAGGCCGCGCTCTGCGAGGCGCCCGGGGTGCGCGCCTGTCTGGTCACCGCGCGCGTCGCGCCCCCCGGCGACAAGCGAGTCGTCGCCTACGTCGTCCCGCGGGCGGCGGGCCCGCTGCCCGCCGCCGAACTGCACCGCTTCCTCGCCGGGCGGCTGCCCCGCCACATGCTGCCCGCCGAGTACGTGGCGCTCGACGCGCTGCCCCTGGACGCCAACGGAAAGGAGGACCGGCGCCTCCTGCCCGAGCCGGCCTGGGGGCGCGGCAGCCTCGCCGTGCTCGACACCACCCCCGCCGCTCCCGCCCCCGTGCCCGTCCCCGCCTCCGCACCCGCCGCTCCCGCCCCCGTGCCCGTCCCCGCCTCCGCACCCGCCGCCCCGGCCGCCCTGCCCGAGAGGATCTGA
- a CDS encoding non-ribosomal peptide synthetase — MSATPGPTGVQVPLSRDQERTWFVDQLSSCSSDYLIPLRLHFAGALDRDALRRALEALVARHEVLRTGVVAGDARPVGVVRPADAFRLRETTAPDAGALDAALAKEAATPMDLAAELPVRALLIRHGEREHTLVLTIHHVAADDWSCALVYDELAADYAAFTAGDPSPVPAPAEPYRTVAARLDALADEAEPAGLEHWRTALADLTPFEVPCDRPRPAVRAGRGAMRTAFVLPPKVAEPLVALGRSVGATPAMLLTAAVQGVLYRYTGRQDVTTGTTYARRDDPATERLLGVLINMLPLRGRPAPELTFRQFVEQFREVSLDAFDHADVPFDRLVGESGAERDPSRTPLFQILVNFRTGRRRVPELPDLTVTELPMPYEGAKYDLCVSFEQSAAGLWCGVNWDTALYDDDTVERLGQWLERLLRHVAERPDTLLDDIPLLSGPEQDALRALSLRPAVDTPHRTLHELVSLRAAAQPEAVALVDADGTTTSYAALEGAANAVARRLIAHGVGPDIPVGLLIDRSVPLVVGLLGILKAGGAYLPIEPATPAARIATLLTDAGAPVCLTAPEHAGTVTAGGAVPLTVDPDDRAAPPAVSVHPDHLCAVYYTSGSTGRPKGVACTHRGWVNRMAWMQHRHGLRPGETVLHKTTLPFDDAAVEILWPLITGGTVALLPPGLHRDPRALVDAAVRHRAVHVQFVPSVLDLFLEELTPDDVTALRRNLRSVLSSGEALRPVLVERFRAAFGDAVSLDNTWGATEVSIDSTFHVCGPEDTRGTGAVSLGRPMDNNEVLVLDHRLSPLPPGVPGELCIAGMGLARGYLGDPAKTAGAFVPHPYRPGERVYRTGDRGRMRPDGTFVYLERMDRQVKVRGVRVELGEVEAALREHRAVTDAAVVTRRVPSGDLRLAAYVALDDAGATVHELREHLSARLPGYAVPSILTVLDALPRSASGKLSPSLLPEPDPADHQSADHVAPRDETERIIADIWADVLSLPRIGVLDDFFSLGGHSLIATRAVNRMRQAFDARLPLSVIFERPTVAGTAEYIHDLILAEIEAMSDDEARRLLTETSPVTTPADHERGATR, encoded by the coding sequence ATGTCTGCCACCCCCGGCCCCACCGGGGTCCAGGTGCCGCTCAGCCGCGACCAGGAACGAACCTGGTTCGTCGACCAGTTGAGCAGCTGCTCGTCCGACTACCTCATCCCGCTCCGGCTGCACTTCGCCGGGGCCCTCGACCGCGACGCGCTGCGCCGGGCGCTGGAAGCCCTGGTGGCCCGCCACGAGGTACTGCGCACCGGTGTCGTCGCGGGGGACGCGAGGCCCGTCGGAGTGGTCCGCCCGGCGGACGCGTTCCGGCTGCGGGAGACGACGGCGCCCGACGCGGGGGCGCTCGACGCGGCCCTCGCGAAGGAGGCGGCCACCCCGATGGACCTGGCCGCCGAACTGCCCGTGCGCGCCCTGCTGATCCGCCACGGCGAGCGTGAGCACACCCTCGTCCTGACGATCCATCACGTCGCCGCCGACGACTGGTCCTGTGCCCTCGTCTACGACGAACTGGCCGCCGACTACGCGGCCTTCACCGCGGGGGACCCGTCCCCGGTCCCGGCGCCCGCCGAGCCCTACCGCACGGTGGCCGCCCGCCTGGACGCCCTCGCCGACGAGGCGGAGCCGGCCGGGCTGGAGCACTGGCGCACCGCGCTGGCCGACCTCACCCCCTTCGAGGTGCCCTGCGACCGGCCCCGCCCCGCCGTCCGGGCCGGGCGGGGAGCGATGCGTACCGCCTTCGTGCTGCCGCCGAAGGTCGCCGAACCGCTCGTCGCGCTCGGCCGTTCCGTGGGGGCGACCCCCGCGATGCTGCTGACCGCCGCGGTCCAGGGCGTCCTGTACCGCTACACCGGCCGGCAGGACGTCACCACCGGCACCACCTACGCGCGCCGCGACGACCCCGCGACCGAACGCCTCCTGGGCGTCCTCATCAACATGCTGCCCCTGCGGGGCCGACCGGCCCCGGAGCTGACGTTCCGTCAATTCGTCGAGCAGTTCAGGGAGGTGTCGCTCGACGCGTTCGATCACGCCGATGTCCCCTTCGACCGGCTCGTGGGCGAGAGCGGCGCCGAGCGCGATCCCTCCCGCACCCCACTGTTCCAGATCCTGGTCAACTTCCGCACCGGCCGCCGCCGGGTCCCGGAGCTGCCGGACCTGACCGTCACCGAACTCCCGATGCCGTACGAGGGTGCCAAGTACGACCTCTGCGTCAGCTTCGAGCAGAGCGCCGCCGGGCTGTGGTGCGGCGTGAACTGGGACACCGCCCTGTACGACGACGACACGGTGGAACGCCTGGGACAGTGGCTGGAGCGGCTGCTGCGGCACGTCGCGGAGCGGCCCGACACCCTCCTCGACGACATCCCGCTGCTGTCGGGACCGGAGCAGGACGCCCTGCGCGCCCTGTCCCTGCGCCCGGCCGTCGACACCCCCCACCGCACCCTGCACGAACTGGTGTCCCTCAGGGCCGCGGCGCAGCCGGAGGCGGTCGCCCTGGTCGACGCCGACGGCACCACGACCAGCTACGCGGCACTGGAGGGGGCCGCCAACGCCGTCGCCCGCCGGCTGATCGCCCACGGGGTCGGGCCCGACATCCCCGTGGGCCTGCTGATCGACCGTTCCGTCCCGCTGGTCGTCGGCCTCCTCGGCATCCTCAAGGCGGGCGGCGCCTATCTGCCCATCGAGCCGGCCACGCCCGCCGCCCGGATCGCCACCCTGCTCACCGACGCCGGCGCCCCGGTCTGCCTCACCGCCCCGGAGCACGCGGGCACCGTCACCGCCGGGGGTGCCGTCCCGCTCACCGTCGACCCGGACGACCGGGCGGCTCCCCCGGCCGTGTCCGTCCACCCCGACCACCTGTGCGCCGTCTACTACACGTCCGGCTCCACCGGCCGGCCCAAGGGCGTGGCCTGCACGCACCGCGGCTGGGTCAACCGGATGGCGTGGATGCAGCACCGGCACGGTCTGCGGCCGGGCGAGACGGTCCTGCACAAGACGACCCTGCCGTTCGACGACGCGGCCGTCGAGATCCTCTGGCCGCTGATCACCGGGGGCACGGTGGCGCTGCTGCCGCCCGGTCTGCACCGCGACCCGCGGGCGCTGGTCGACGCCGCCGTCCGCCACCGCGCCGTCCATGTGCAGTTCGTGCCCAGCGTCCTCGACCTCTTCCTCGAAGAACTCACCCCCGACGACGTCACCGCGCTGCGCCGGAACCTGCGCAGCGTCCTGTCCAGCGGCGAGGCGCTGCGCCCGGTGCTCGTGGAGCGCTTCCGTGCCGCGTTCGGCGACGCTGTCAGCCTGGACAACACCTGGGGCGCCACCGAGGTGTCCATCGACTCCACGTTCCACGTCTGCGGCCCCGAGGACACCCGCGGCACCGGCGCGGTCAGCCTCGGCCGGCCCATGGACAACAACGAGGTGCTGGTCCTCGACCACCGCCTCTCCCCCCTGCCGCCCGGCGTCCCCGGCGAGCTGTGCATCGCCGGCATGGGCCTGGCCCGCGGTTATCTGGGCGACCCCGCCAAGACGGCCGGCGCGTTCGTCCCGCACCCCTACCGGCCCGGCGAGCGCGTGTACCGGACCGGCGACCGCGGCCGGATGCGACCGGACGGCACCTTCGTCTACCTGGAGCGGATGGACCGCCAGGTGAAGGTGCGCGGCGTCCGGGTGGAGCTGGGGGAGGTCGAGGCCGCGCTGCGCGAACACCGCGCGGTGACGGACGCCGCGGTGGTGACCCGCCGCGTCCCCTCCGGCGATCTGCGGCTGGCCGCCTACGTCGCCCTCGACGACGCCGGGGCGACCGTCCACGAGCTGCGCGAGCACCTGTCCGCGCGACTGCCCGGGTACGCGGTGCCCTCGATCCTCACCGTGCTGGACGCGCTCCCCCGCTCGGCCAGCGGAAAGCTCAGCCCCTCGCTGCTTCCCGAGCCCGACCCGGCCGACCACCAGAGCGCGGACCACGTCGCTCCCCGCGACGAGACCGAGCGGATCATCGCCGACATCTGGGCCGACGTGCTCTCCCTGCCCCGCATCGGCGTCCTCGACGACTTCTTCTCCCTCGGCGGCCACTCCCTGATCGCCACCCGGGCCGTCAACCGCATGCGGCAGGCCTTCGACGCCCGGCTCCCGCTCAGCGTGATCTTCGAGCGGCCGACCGTCGCCGGAACGGCGGAGTACATCCACGACCTGATCCTGGCCGAGATCGAGGCGATGTCCGACGACGAGGCACGCCGGCTCCTCACGGAGACCTCCCCGGTCACCACTCCCGCGGACCACGAACGAGGTGCGACACGATGA
- a CDS encoding non-ribosomal peptide synthetase — translation MKTPLLHEAFLKHALRSPDAPALLWSDGTMTYGTLERRSAVLADRLLAAGVGRGDLVGVCVGRGPALPTALLAVMRAGAAWVPLDPSYPQDRLEYMLDDSGVSLVIADESSARRLPAGVRVLDPEGADESAPAALPSVGRGDLAYVIYTSGSTGRPKGVLVEHGSVAATIAGMRAEWGVGAGERVLQFAPSSFDASVLETGVALTGGAALVLADADSVVPGPGLVDLMDRLAVTFTLLPPSVVAALPDAELPALRTLVCGGEALPAEIVARWGRGRRVFNAYGPTEISIVATTGEVSGSGTPDIGRPLPGVRIDLLDKEGLPVPPGEVGELVVSGAGVTRGYLGRPALTAERYVPTGNGRAYRTGDLARRLPDGRYAYAGRADHQVKIRGFRVEPGEIAEVLRAHPAVSDSVVVARGTVLVGYVSAPDTPVHPADLRAWCARTLPAHMVPSTVVVLPALPLTPSGKVDRRALPSPYRSGVSSGDEPATPTEQAVAALMSELLGGTPAGATDDFFQLGGHSLLVGRLAARIRGDLGTDIPLSHLFHHATPRKIAALVDGGASLDEGEAVPEVPPMRHADRSRPIPLSFPQERVWFLEQLSPLNEAYRMQATLTLRGPLDMTALRAALTELVRRHEILRTAFREVDGVPAQCPVEMDAITVDVPLVDLTALSEDERECAWEELTAKEQATPFDVEKPPLARWVVARDAPDSHRLLHVEHHLVHDGWSFAVFVKELTALYSVFAEGAVAPPEPRFQFADLAAWQRSWLDGPVMDRYIGHWAKALDGAPAALELPTDRPRPPEFTFRGDVVRLTLDPDEYHRLRERAREFGVTLYSTMLTAFAALLSRYADQTDFVLGVGVANRRLAEAERLIGMMVNTVPLRVRLDGDPTFRQLLEQVHGTAVEGYTWQDVPLQKLVKALAPTRDLSRNPLFSAMFSFHDSAVPDLDFAGLRGEVFMGHNGSAKADLNIVAIPRAEQRVGKRPSSEDDSLTIIWEYATDLFDAGTMRSMVAAYRDLLRAALDEPDLPVSRFPLTSAAPAPAAGAASAGPTVVELVERHIAEHPDRTALSAGPESVTYRELGARADLLAEALARQGAGPGRPAALRLPPGTDLVAALLAAARTGIPARVLAPGTEPSAQSSAEPPAAEALVTEALTRPGGDFGPGKRNGGGHRPAGSDVLALVGRDEITHAALTGAVAALDSLGFGAGHVPQTAEADSSLFLLEVWTTLARGGTLVLTGAPAPSPAALAALLAGRREPFSALLLPDTTVNTLLAHHREALGHGADAVLAIGADTDPAALREPVGARLATGFGTPGLPLALYRPHDGEPGPAAVVVPVGLPVPGVAAAVLDGYGEPLPAGVPGELHLARGAGARFAPTGHRARHSAAGGFEILGAIGVWPTVSGFRVAPYETRTRLTSHRGIAEAAVVSADGELHAYLVPHSGAVLPDDGELVDFLAESLPDYQIPARFVAVPTLPARATRLTAPRPATRP, via the coding sequence ATGAAGACCCCCCTGCTGCACGAGGCGTTCCTCAAGCACGCCCTGCGCTCCCCCGACGCCCCGGCCCTGCTGTGGTCGGACGGCACCATGACCTACGGAACCCTGGAGCGCCGCTCGGCGGTGCTGGCCGACCGGCTGCTGGCCGCCGGGGTCGGCCGGGGCGACCTGGTCGGGGTCTGCGTCGGCCGCGGCCCCGCGCTGCCCACCGCCCTGCTCGCCGTCATGCGGGCGGGCGCCGCCTGGGTCCCGCTCGACCCGTCCTACCCGCAGGACCGGCTGGAGTACATGCTCGACGACTCCGGCGTCTCCCTGGTGATCGCGGACGAGTCCTCGGCCCGCCGGCTGCCGGCGGGCGTCCGCGTCCTGGACCCGGAGGGCGCCGACGAGAGTGCCCCGGCCGCCCTGCCCTCCGTGGGCCGCGGAGATCTCGCCTACGTCATCTACACCTCCGGCTCCACCGGCCGGCCCAAGGGCGTCCTCGTCGAACACGGGAGCGTCGCCGCCACCATCGCCGGGATGCGCGCCGAGTGGGGCGTGGGGGCGGGCGAACGCGTCCTCCAGTTCGCCCCGTCCAGCTTCGACGCCTCCGTCCTGGAGACCGGCGTCGCCCTGACCGGCGGGGCCGCGCTGGTCCTGGCCGACGCCGACAGCGTGGTGCCGGGCCCCGGCCTGGTGGACCTGATGGACCGCCTCGCGGTGACCTTCACCCTGCTGCCGCCGTCGGTCGTCGCGGCGCTCCCGGACGCCGAACTGCCCGCGCTGCGCACCCTGGTCTGCGGCGGCGAGGCGCTGCCCGCGGAGATCGTGGCCCGCTGGGGCCGCGGCCGGCGCGTCTTCAACGCCTACGGGCCGACCGAGATCTCCATCGTCGCCACCACGGGCGAGGTGAGCGGATCGGGGACGCCCGACATCGGACGCCCGCTGCCGGGCGTACGGATCGACCTGCTGGACAAGGAAGGGCTGCCGGTGCCGCCCGGCGAGGTCGGCGAACTCGTCGTCTCCGGCGCCGGAGTGACCCGCGGCTACCTCGGCCGCCCCGCCCTGACCGCGGAACGGTACGTCCCCACCGGGAACGGGCGCGCCTACCGCACCGGCGACCTCGCCCGCCGACTGCCCGACGGCCGCTACGCGTACGCCGGGCGCGCCGACCACCAGGTCAAGATCCGCGGCTTCCGCGTCGAACCGGGCGAGATCGCCGAGGTGCTGCGCGCGCACCCCGCCGTCTCGGACTCCGTCGTCGTCGCGCGCGGCACCGTCCTGGTCGGCTACGTGTCCGCCCCGGACACCCCGGTGCACCCCGCCGACCTGCGGGCCTGGTGCGCACGCACCCTGCCCGCCCACATGGTTCCCTCCACCGTGGTCGTGCTGCCCGCGCTGCCCCTCACCCCGAGCGGCAAGGTGGACCGCCGGGCGCTGCCCTCGCCGTACAGGTCCGGGGTGAGCAGCGGCGACGAACCGGCCACGCCCACCGAGCAGGCCGTCGCCGCGCTGATGTCGGAGCTGCTCGGCGGCACACCCGCCGGCGCCACCGACGACTTCTTCCAACTCGGCGGCCACTCGCTGCTGGTGGGACGCCTCGCCGCCCGTATCCGCGGCGACCTCGGCACCGACATCCCGCTCTCCCACCTCTTCCACCACGCCACGCCCCGGAAGATCGCCGCGCTGGTCGACGGCGGCGCCTCGCTCGACGAGGGCGAAGCCGTCCCCGAGGTGCCCCCGATGCGGCACGCGGACCGCAGCCGGCCGATCCCGCTGTCCTTCCCCCAGGAGCGCGTCTGGTTCCTCGAACAGCTCTCGCCCCTCAACGAGGCGTACCGGATGCAGGCCACCCTCACCCTGCGCGGCCCCCTGGACATGACCGCCCTGCGCGCCGCGCTCACCGAGCTGGTCCGCCGCCACGAGATCCTGCGCACCGCGTTCCGCGAGGTCGACGGGGTGCCCGCGCAGTGCCCCGTGGAGATGGACGCCATCACCGTCGACGTGCCCCTGGTGGACCTCACCGCCCTGTCCGAGGACGAACGCGAGTGCGCCTGGGAGGAGTTGACGGCCAAGGAGCAGGCCACGCCGTTCGACGTCGAGAAGCCCCCGCTGGCCCGCTGGGTGGTGGCCAGGGACGCCCCCGACTCCCACCGGCTGCTCCATGTGGAGCACCATCTGGTGCACGACGGCTGGTCGTTCGCGGTCTTCGTGAAGGAACTCACCGCTCTGTACAGCGTGTTCGCCGAGGGCGCCGTCGCCCCGCCGGAGCCCCGCTTCCAGTTCGCCGATCTCGCCGCCTGGCAGCGGTCCTGGCTGGACGGGCCCGTGATGGACCGCTACATCGGTCACTGGGCGAAGGCCCTGGACGGGGCCCCCGCGGCGCTCGAACTGCCCACCGACCGGCCCCGCCCGCCGGAGTTCACCTTCCGCGGCGACGTCGTACGGCTGACCCTCGATCCCGACGAGTACCACCGTCTGCGCGAGCGGGCCCGGGAGTTCGGGGTCACCCTCTATTCGACGATGCTGACCGCGTTCGCCGCCCTGCTGTCGCGGTACGCGGACCAGACCGACTTCGTGCTCGGCGTCGGGGTGGCCAACCGCAGGCTCGCCGAGGCTGAGCGCCTGATCGGGATGATGGTCAACACGGTGCCGCTGCGGGTCCGCCTCGACGGCGATCCCACGTTCCGGCAGCTGCTGGAGCAGGTCCACGGCACGGCGGTCGAGGGATACACCTGGCAGGACGTGCCCCTGCAGAAGCTCGTCAAGGCCCTCGCCCCCACCCGTGACCTGTCCCGCAACCCGCTGTTCTCCGCCATGTTCAGCTTCCACGACTCCGCCGTCCCCGACCTCGACTTCGCCGGACTGCGCGGCGAGGTGTTCATGGGGCACAACGGGTCCGCGAAGGCCGACCTGAACATCGTCGCCATCCCCCGCGCCGAGCAGCGCGTGGGCAAGCGCCCCAGCAGCGAGGACGACTCGCTGACCATCATCTGGGAGTACGCCACCGACCTGTTCGACGCCGGGACCATGCGGAGCATGGTGGCGGCCTACCGCGACCTGCTGCGCGCCGCGCTCGACGAGCCCGACCTGCCGGTGTCCAGGTTCCCCCTCACCAGCGCGGCTCCGGCGCCGGCCGCCGGGGCCGCCTCCGCCGGGCCCACGGTGGTGGAACTGGTGGAGCGGCACATCGCCGAGCACCCCGACCGGACGGCCCTGAGCGCGGGACCGGAATCCGTCACGTACCGCGAACTGGGCGCCCGCGCCGACCTGCTGGCGGAGGCGCTGGCCCGGCAGGGTGCCGGACCCGGCCGCCCCGCCGCCCTGCGGCTGCCGCCCGGCACCGACCTGGTGGCCGCGCTGCTGGCCGCCGCCCGTACCGGGATCCCGGCGCGGGTCCTCGCCCCCGGAACCGAACCGTCGGCGCAGTCGTCGGCCGAACCGCCGGCCGCGGAAGCCCTCGTCACCGAGGCCCTGACACGACCGGGCGGGGACTTCGGCCCCGGCAAGCGGAACGGCGGCGGGCACCGGCCGGCCGGCAGTGACGTACTGGCGCTGGTGGGCCGGGACGAGATCACCCACGCCGCGCTCACCGGCGCGGTCGCCGCACTCGACTCCCTCGGCTTCGGGGCGGGACACGTCCCGCAGACCGCCGAGGCCGACAGTTCCCTGTTCCTCCTTGAGGTGTGGACCACCCTGGCCCGCGGCGGCACCCTCGTCCTCACCGGGGCACCGGCGCCCTCGCCCGCCGCGCTGGCCGCCCTGCTCGCCGGGCGGCGGGAGCCGTTCTCCGCGCTTCTCCTGCCCGACACGACCGTCAACACCCTGCTCGCGCACCACCGCGAGGCGCTGGGCCACGGCGCCGACGCCGTCCTCGCGATCGGCGCCGACACCGATCCCGCCGCCCTGCGCGAACCCGTCGGCGCCCGCCTCGCCACCGGATTCGGCACCCCCGGTCTGCCGCTGGCCCTGTACCGGCCGCACGACGGCGAGCCGGGACCCGCCGCGGTCGTCGTGCCGGTCGGTCTGCCCGTGCCCGGCGTCGCCGCCGCCGTCCTGGACGGTTACGGCGAGCCGCTGCCCGCCGGGGTGCCCGGCGAACTCCACCTCGCGCGGGGCGCGGGGGCGCGGTTCGCCCCCACCGGCCACCGGGCCCGCCACAGTGCCGCCGGCGGCTTCGAGATCCTCGGCGCGATCGGGGTCTGGCCGACCGTCTCGGGCTTCCGCGTCGCACCCTACGAGACCCGCACCCGGCTGACCTCGCACCGCGGGATCGCCGAGGCGGCGGTCGTCAGCGCCGACGGCGAACTCCACGCCTACCTCGTACCGCACAGCGGTGCCGTCCTCCCGGACGACGGCGAACTCGTCGACTTCCTCGCCGAGTCGCTGCCCGACTACCAGATCCCCGCCCGCTTCGTGGCGGTGCCCACGCTGCCCGCGAGGGCGACCCGACTCACCGCGCCGAGGCCGGCCACGCGCCCGTGA
- a CDS encoding GHMP family kinase ATP-binding protein, whose translation MSTAPSGTAVRIRGTHHSVGHHGEILQGVFESDGRLRRALITLPCPLYESHAVFEPSDTSTGVTVLDPWRTKAARAAELALRTLGGALTGGTLGLTSNIPPGRGFGSSTADVVAAIGAVYDAAGRRPSPAQYAALAVAAETASDALMYAHRAVLFAHREGEVIEELGGPLMPVAVVGFGTSEDSAGTDTLALPPARYSVWEIEAFRPLLGAARRAVRTGDVALLGRVATASARLNQRHLPVPGLPDLLRVTEAVGAAGLQVAHSGDVAGLLFDPDLPDLATRTDDARKRLADLGIGDSWYFTTKN comes from the coding sequence ATGTCCACAGCACCGTCCGGGACGGCGGTCCGCATCCGGGGAACCCACCACAGCGTCGGCCACCACGGAGAGATCCTCCAGGGTGTCTTCGAGTCCGACGGACGCCTGCGCCGCGCACTGATCACCCTCCCCTGCCCCCTCTACGAGTCCCACGCCGTCTTCGAACCGTCCGACACGAGCACCGGGGTCACCGTCCTCGACCCCTGGCGGACCAAGGCCGCCCGGGCCGCCGAACTCGCCCTGCGCACCCTGGGCGGCGCCCTCACCGGCGGCACCCTCGGCCTGACCAGCAACATCCCGCCCGGTCGCGGCTTCGGCTCGTCCACCGCCGACGTCGTGGCGGCCATCGGGGCCGTGTACGACGCCGCCGGGCGCCGCCCCAGCCCCGCGCAGTACGCCGCCCTGGCCGTCGCGGCCGAGACCGCCTCCGACGCGCTCATGTACGCCCACCGGGCCGTCCTGTTCGCGCACCGCGAGGGGGAGGTCATCGAGGAACTGGGCGGCCCCCTGATGCCGGTGGCCGTCGTCGGCTTCGGCACCAGCGAGGACAGCGCGGGCACCGACACGCTCGCCCTGCCGCCCGCGCGCTACTCGGTCTGGGAGATCGAGGCGTTCCGCCCCCTGCTCGGCGCGGCCCGCCGGGCCGTCCGCACCGGTGACGTCGCCCTGCTCGGCCGGGTGGCGACCGCCAGTGCGCGGCTCAACCAGCGCCACCTGCCCGTCCCCGGGCTCCCGGACCTGCTGCGGGTCACCGAGGCGGTGGGCGCGGCCGGGCTCCAGGTCGCGCACAGCGGTGACGTGGCCGGGCTCCTCTTCGACCCCGACCTGCCCGATCTCGCCACCCGCACCGACGACGCCCGCAAGCGCCTCGCCGACCTGGGCATCGGCGACTCCTGGTACTTCACCACCAAGAACTGA